TCCAGCCGCAGCTATTGATACTCTTCTTGATGGTTTATCCTCGCCAGTTGTAGCCGCAGATATTGGCGCTGGTACAGGAATTTCCTCACGCTTATTAGCTGAACGTGGTGTGAGAGTTATAGCTATTGAACCAAACGCAGCGATGAGAGAAGCTGCTGAACCTCATCCATTGGTAGAGTTTCGTGAGGGAACGGCAGAATCTACCCAAATAGCGGATAATTCAGTTGATTTGGTAACTTGTTTTCAAGCCTTCCACTGGTTTAACCCAGAACCAACTTTATTAGAGTTTCACCGCATCCTCAAACCATCGGGACGGTTGGCTGTGGTGTGGAATAACCGTGATAAAGAAGATGCTTTAACCGCAGAGTATAGCCGCATAGTCCGCGAAGCATCGAATAACCACCCAGCAGAATCAAGGATGCAGTCGGTAGAACCTTTGTTAACTACTCCACATTTTACTAATATTCGTGAGTATACATTTATTTATCGTCAAGAATTAGATTTAACTGGCTTAATTGGTAGGGCGATGAGTGTATCTTATCTTCCGAGTGAAGGTGCTGCATACGAACAAGCGATCGCTGATTTACAAGATTTATATCAACAGTTTCGCAATGACCAAGGTTTAGTGTACATGGTTTATCGTACTAGCGTACACCTTGGCGAAGCAATTTAAAAATCATATCTATATAAATGACTTCTAATGCACAACTAACAGAAGGCTGGCATGGAAAACTTAATTTAGTTTATGCCGATCGCTCCAATAACACCCAGTTAATTTACAATCACCAGCAAGCACCGCTAAAGGTACAGCGTCCGTTTTATCCAGAAGGGGATAAGGTTTGTCATAGTGTGATTTTACACACGGCTGGGGGTGTGGTGGGAGGCGATCGCTTATCTTATAATTTCCACCTCCAACCCAACGCGCAGGCTTTAATTACTACCGCCGCAGCCGGGAAAATATATCGCAGCAATGGTTTACTGGCGAAGCAAACTATTAATATTCAAATCGATGCGGGTGCTTGTTTGGAATGGCTACCGCAAGAAACAATTTTATTTAACGGGGCAATTTATCGCCAAGATTTACGGGTAGAATTAGCGACTGGGGCGAATTTTTTAGGCTGGGAAATTACGCGATTTGGTCGTAGTGCTAGGGGAGAAAAATTTTATCAAGGAGAATGGCGATCGCATACCGAAGTTTACCAAGAAGGTGTTCCTTTGTGGATAGATCGTCAATGGCTACCAGGGAATGAGGCGGTTTTCCACAGTCCACACGGCTTACATGGACAGCCGATAGTCGGTAGTTTTGTGTGGGTGGGTAGTGTGGTTTCTCAAGAATTTGTGCAGAAAGCACGGGATTTATGGATTGGTGTTGGGGAAGTTGGGGTAACGCAATTACAAAATGGATTTTTGTGTCGATATCGTGGTGTTTCTACATCTGAGGTGAGAAACTGGTTTACGGTTGTTTGGCAGTTACTACGAGTGTCTTTTCTGCATCGTGGTAGCTGTGTACCCAGAGTATGGCAGGTTTAGTTTGTAATTCTTAATTTATGCAGCTTACACCGCAGGAAAAAGATAAATTATTGATTTTTACAGCCGCTTTAGTAGCAGAAAGGCGCAAGAATAGAGGTTTGAAATTGAATTATCCAGAAGCAGTGGCTTACATTTCTGCTGCTA
Above is a genomic segment from Nostoc sp. MS1 containing:
- a CDS encoding class I SAM-dependent methyltransferase — translated: MSETDTTPLHTLKPLDRFSDRAEAYVKYRPSYPAAAIDTLLDGLSSPVVAADIGAGTGISSRLLAERGVRVIAIEPNAAMREAAEPHPLVEFREGTAESTQIADNSVDLVTCFQAFHWFNPEPTLLEFHRILKPSGRLAVVWNNRDKEDALTAEYSRIVREASNNHPAESRMQSVEPLLTTPHFTNIREYTFIYRQELDLTGLIGRAMSVSYLPSEGAAYEQAIADLQDLYQQFRNDQGLVYMVYRTSVHLGEAI
- a CDS encoding urease accessory protein UreD, yielding MTSNAQLTEGWHGKLNLVYADRSNNTQLIYNHQQAPLKVQRPFYPEGDKVCHSVILHTAGGVVGGDRLSYNFHLQPNAQALITTAAAGKIYRSNGLLAKQTINIQIDAGACLEWLPQETILFNGAIYRQDLRVELATGANFLGWEITRFGRSARGEKFYQGEWRSHTEVYQEGVPLWIDRQWLPGNEAVFHSPHGLHGQPIVGSFVWVGSVVSQEFVQKARDLWIGVGEVGVTQLQNGFLCRYRGVSTSEVRNWFTVVWQLLRVSFLHRGSCVPRVWQV